The following proteins come from a genomic window of Triticum aestivum cultivar Chinese Spring chromosome 6A, IWGSC CS RefSeq v2.1, whole genome shotgun sequence:
- the LOC123127339 gene encoding cysteine synthase isoform X1: MEPQEGRKGIPSLLSSQGECIATNITQLIGWTPLIELRNITEKDGIGARLIGKIEPYQPLSSVKDRSALRLIEDAEEKGLITPGITTLLGVTSGNLGIGVAFIAAQKGYKFIALMPAKLSLDKQILMRFLGVEVVLVGKDLRYHDPHITCQMVTSLSPADAVQHGFKALLDRVEQMKKDVEDVYVLDQFTNPANPDAHFRWTGPEIWKDTAGKVDIFIAASGSGGTITGVGRYLKTKNPFVKLICVEPAESPVISGGEPAFHNILGIGPGFVPEILDRSQIDEIVTVTTQEAMDMARRLAREEGLLVGISSGANAAACLKVASREENRGKMIVTMFSSGAERYLNSELFAQVKEECVNINMTF; the protein is encoded by the exons ATGGAGCCgcaggaaggaaggaaagggatACCATCTCTGCTGTCCTCGCAGGGGGAGTGCATCGCCACCAACATCACGCAG CTCATTGGTTGGACACCACTGATAGAACTGAGAAACATCACTGAGAAAGACGGCATAGGTGCTCGGCTTATTGGGAAGATTGAGCCGTACCAGCCCCTTTCCTCTGTGAAGGATCGGAGTGCTCTCAG ATTGATCGAAGATGCAGAGGAGAAAGGCTTGATCACACCTGGCATCACAACGCTGCTGGGGGTCACGAGTGGTAATCTCGGCATCGGCGTGGCGTTCATTGCTGCTCAGAAAGGATACAAGTTCATCGCCCTCATGCCTGCTAAACTCTCGCTTGATAAGCAGATACTAATGCGATTCCTTGGCGTAGAAGTGGTATTAGTTGGTAAGGACCTGAGGTACCATGACCCTCATATCACGTGCCAGATGGTAACATCCTTGTCTCCTGCAGATGCTGTACAGCATGGATTCAAAGCTTTACTCGATAGGGTAGAACAGATGAAGAAGGATGTGGAAGATGTGTATGTTCTAGATCAATTCACCAACCCTGCAAATCCCGATGCCCACTTCAGATGGACTG GACCTGAGATATGGAAAGATACAGCAGGCAAAGTGGACATATTTATAGCTGCTTCAGGTTCAGGCGGCACCATCACAGGCGTGGGGAGGTATCTCAAGACGAAGAACCCATTTGTAAAATTAATATGCGTTGAACCAGCTGAAAGTCCAGTGATTTCAG GTGGCGAGCCAGCCTTCCACAACATCCTAGGAATAGGGCCAGGTTTTGTCCCAGAAATACTGGATAGATCCCAGATAGATGAAATTGTAACAGTAACTACTCAAGAAGCTATGGACATGGCTAGAAGGTTGGCAAGGGAAGAAGGGTTGCTTGTTGGCATATCTTCAGGCGCAAATGCAGCCGCCTGCTTAAAG GTTGCATCAAGAGAGGAGAACAGGGGAAAGATGATTGTGACAATGTTTTCCAGTGGTGCAGAGAGGTATCTGAATTCAGAGCTCTTTGCGCAGGTGAAGGAAGAGTGCGTCAACATCAACATGACCTTCTGA
- the LOC123127339 gene encoding cysteine synthase isoform X2 yields the protein MEPQEGRKGIPSLLSSQGECIATNITQLIGWTPLIELRNITEKDGIGARLIGKIEPYQPLSSVKDRSALRLIEDAEEKGLITPGITTLLGVTSGNLGIGVAFIAAQKGYKFIALMPAKLSLDKQILMRFLGVEVVLVDAVQHGFKALLDRVEQMKKDVEDVYVLDQFTNPANPDAHFRWTGPEIWKDTAGKVDIFIAASGSGGTITGVGRYLKTKNPFVKLICVEPAESPVISGGEPAFHNILGIGPGFVPEILDRSQIDEIVTVTTQEAMDMARRLAREEGLLVGISSGANAAACLKVASREENRGKMIVTMFSSGAERYLNSELFAQVKEECVNINMTF from the exons ATGGAGCCgcaggaaggaaggaaagggatACCATCTCTGCTGTCCTCGCAGGGGGAGTGCATCGCCACCAACATCACGCAG CTCATTGGTTGGACACCACTGATAGAACTGAGAAACATCACTGAGAAAGACGGCATAGGTGCTCGGCTTATTGGGAAGATTGAGCCGTACCAGCCCCTTTCCTCTGTGAAGGATCGGAGTGCTCTCAG ATTGATCGAAGATGCAGAGGAGAAAGGCTTGATCACACCTGGCATCACAACGCTGCTGGGGGTCACGAGTGGTAATCTCGGCATCGGCGTGGCGTTCATTGCTGCTCAGAAAGGATACAAGTTCATCGCCCTCATGCCTGCTAAACTCTCGCTTGATAAGCAGATACTAATGCGATTCCTTGGCGTAGAAGTGGTATTAGTTG ATGCTGTACAGCATGGATTCAAAGCTTTACTCGATAGGGTAGAACAGATGAAGAAGGATGTGGAAGATGTGTATGTTCTAGATCAATTCACCAACCCTGCAAATCCCGATGCCCACTTCAGATGGACTG GACCTGAGATATGGAAAGATACAGCAGGCAAAGTGGACATATTTATAGCTGCTTCAGGTTCAGGCGGCACCATCACAGGCGTGGGGAGGTATCTCAAGACGAAGAACCCATTTGTAAAATTAATATGCGTTGAACCAGCTGAAAGTCCAGTGATTTCAG GTGGCGAGCCAGCCTTCCACAACATCCTAGGAATAGGGCCAGGTTTTGTCCCAGAAATACTGGATAGATCCCAGATAGATGAAATTGTAACAGTAACTACTCAAGAAGCTATGGACATGGCTAGAAGGTTGGCAAGGGAAGAAGGGTTGCTTGTTGGCATATCTTCAGGCGCAAATGCAGCCGCCTGCTTAAAG GTTGCATCAAGAGAGGAGAACAGGGGAAAGATGATTGTGACAATGTTTTCCAGTGGTGCAGAGAGGTATCTGAATTCAGAGCTCTTTGCGCAGGTGAAGGAAGAGTGCGTCAACATCAACATGACCTTCTGA